In Periplaneta americana isolate PAMFEO1 chromosome 4, P.americana_PAMFEO1_priV1, whole genome shotgun sequence, one DNA window encodes the following:
- the LOC138698029 gene encoding tigger transposable element-derived protein 4-like produces the protein MPFKWKPTENPRKKVDPGVMKAAVKCVLDDNVSIRAAAVEYEVDRKTLGRYVSKVKEGNETAFKADHNSSQIFSSEEENDLEKYLLTAARLNYGLTPKELRRFAYEYAVARGKPIGDNWKKNNQASYDWERGFMHRHPRLSLRNPQGKSLGRGTAFNPTSVGEFFQNLRSVYHTNKFGPESIYNLDETGVTNVQKPGKVIAPKGEKQVSKMTSAERGTLVTLCCAVSATGNAVPPFFVYPRQRLNDKMIDGAPVGSCAGVSPSGWMAGETFVHYWEHFIKHTKCSKERPVLVILDNHESHVTPQTLQIAKDNGITLITLPPHTSHKTQPLDRTVFGPFKTVYNQAIDDFMTTHPGETATIYQIPKFVGNAFPVSFTPANIISGFKCTGIWPFDSTIFNSTDFMSSYVTYRPSPASEDAAAISKEPHPTLITQPSCSGISPEQVRPFPKAGPKKSKNGRKRVVSRVLTDTPVKAAIEKEYEERVNRKRNQATLPSKTIRKIFPNDCEDSVSIEKERKKRRQSHFTPTADEDEASENITDDDDCEEVNNEDWGVMSAKSGDFVLVKFCTKSTACHYVGKVIQIREYECKVKFMRRYRFGSDCFVYPDVEDTSYVPFEDMKILPKPVFQDGTERMSSKLRFSVRFINLNVR, from the coding sequence aTGCCTTTCAAGTGGAAACCTACTGAAAATCCAAGGAAGAAAGTAGATCCAGGAGTAATGAAAGCTGCTGTAAAGTGTGTCCTCGATGATAATGTGAGCATTCGAGCAGCTGCAGTTGAATATGAAGTTGATAGGAAGACTTTAGGGAGGTATGTTTCTAAAGTAAAGGAAGGAAATGAAACAGCTTTCAAGGCAGACCACAACAGCTCTCAGATTTTTAGTTCAGAAGAGGAAAATGATTTAGAAAAGTACCTTCTAACAGCAGCTAGGTTGAATTATGGTCTTACTCCTAAAGAGTTGCGAAGATTTGCTTATGAATATGCAGTCGCTAGAGGTAAACCAATCGGTGATAATTGGAAGAAAAACAATCAAGCCAGTTATGATTGGGAGAGAGGATTCATGCATCGTCACCCAAGACTGTCACTGCGGAATCCCCAGGGAAAAAGTCTAGGGAGAGGGACAGCCTTTAACCCAACAAGTGTAGGCGAGTTCTTCCAGAATCTTCGTTCTGTGTATCACACCAATAAATTTGGCCCAGAATCAATTTACAATCTGGATGAAACTGGGGTAACAAATGTACAGAAACCTGGCAAGGTAATTGCACCAAAAGGGGAAAAACAGGTCTCAAAAATGACATCCGCTGAGAGGGGGACACTTGTTACACTTTGCTGTGCAGTAAGTGCAACAGGAAATGCTGTTCCACCATTCTTTGTCTATCCAAGACAGAGATTAAATGATAAAATGATTGATGGTGCTCCTGTGGGTTCTTGTGCTGGTGTTAGTCCAAGTGGGTGGATGGCTGGAGAGACCTTTGTTCATTACTGGGAACACTTTATCAAACACACAAAGTGCTCTAAAGAACGTCCTGTGCTTGTCATCTTAGACAACCATGAATCTCACGTAACACCACAGACACTTCAGATCGCTAAGGACAATGGTATCACACTAATAACATTGCCACCCCACACAAGCCATAAAACTCAACCACTTGATAGAACTGTATTTGGGCCCTTCAAAACTGTTTACAATCAAGCTATTGATGACTTCATGACCACTCATCCAGGAGAGACTGCAACTATCTACCAGATCCCAAAATTTGTTGGAAATGCATTTCCTGTTTCTTTCACTCCTGCCAATATAATCAGTGGCTTTAAATGCACTGGGATCTGGCCATTTGATTCCACTATTTTCAATTCTACTGATTTTATGAGCTCATATGTAACTTATCGACCAAGTCCTGCCAGTGAAGATGCAGCAGCCATAAGCAAAGAACCCCATCCAACACTGATTACCCAGCCAAGTTGTAGTGGAATTTCACCAGAACAAGTAAGACCTTTCCCGAAAGCTGGtccaaagaaaagtaaaaatggcCGCAAAAGGGTTGTTAGTCGTGTGTTGACAGACACACCTGTCAAAGCAGCTATTGAGAAAGAGTACGAAGAACGCGTCAATAGGAAGAGAAATCAGGCTACCCTTCCTTCCAaaactattaggaaaatatttcctaATGACTGTGAGGACTCTGTATCAATTGAAAAGgagaggaaaaagagaagacAATCTCACTTTACTCCTACGGCTGATGAGGACGAGGCTTCTGAAAATATAACTGATGATGACGACTGCGAGGAGGTGAATAATGAAGATTGGGGAGTGATGTCTGCTAAAAGTGGTGATTTCGTCTTGGTTAAGTTCTGCACCAAGTCGACAGCATGCCATTATGTTGGAAAAGTTATACAGATCAGAGAATATGAGTGTAAAGTGAAATTCATGCGGCGCTACCGATTCGGGTCAGACTGCTTTGTGTATCCTGATGTTGAAGACACTAGTTATGTGCCATTTGAAGATATGAAAATTCTTCCAAAACCAGTTTTTCAAGATGGAACTGAAAGAATGTCTTCAAAACTTAGGTTCTCAGtgagatttattaatttaaatgtgcgTTAA